The following are encoded together in the Patescibacteria group bacterium genome:
- the murD gene encoding UDP-N-acetylmuramoyl-L-alanine--D-glutamate ligase — protein sequence MELKKIMQKKIVILGFGLEGLSVLKFLRSLDKEKQIIVADKKNFTDFKKSIPKIILKDKNIQFCLGKNYLDCLKSAEVIIKSPGINVAKIKEIQKAKKAGSIITSATNLFLENIKGKVIGITGTKGKSTTASLIYDILKKAKFKTYLCGNIGNPVFDYLKRDSKDSYFVIELSSYQLEDLKKAPYISIFTSFFPDHLDYHGDLEKYFKAKTNIFSRKTKAVYNAKFKKIKNFLEKNKKNILYPYNNKTNYISKDNYLTLNSKKIFSLNSLKLKGAHNKENILAAAIIAKILKIDAKIIKKAVLNFKALEHRLENIGKFKKICFYNDSASVTPESTIEAIKTLGRGNIDTIILGGLDRGYNFDGLVKNILKAEIKNIIFFKNSDKNIWKSLKKIYQKSDKKCSLPEKKQIKNMNDCVQQCFKITSPEKICLLSPASPSYLSFKNFKDRGDQFKKEV from the coding sequence ATGGAATTAAAAAAAATAATGCAAAAAAAAATAGTGATTTTAGGATTTGGTCTGGAAGGTCTTTCTGTTCTTAAATTTTTAAGAAGTTTGGATAAAGAAAAGCAAATTATTGTCGCTGATAAAAAAAATTTTACTGATTTTAAAAAGTCTATTCCAAAAATAATTTTAAAAGACAAGAATATTCAATTTTGTTTAGGAAAAAATTATTTGGATTGCTTAAAAAGCGCTGAAGTAATTATTAAATCTCCCGGGATTAACGTTGCAAAAATAAAAGAAATTCAAAAAGCAAAAAAAGCTGGCTCAATCATAACATCAGCGACTAATTTGTTTCTTGAAAATATTAAAGGAAAAGTTATTGGCATTACAGGCACAAAAGGGAAAAGCACAACAGCTTCGCTTATTTATGATATTTTGAAAAAAGCAAAATTCAAAACCTATTTATGCGGAAATATCGGCAATCCCGTTTTTGATTATTTGAAGCGCGACAGCAAAGATTCTTATTTTGTTATAGAGCTTTCAAGTTATCAGCTTGAAGATTTGAAAAAAGCTCCTTATATTTCTATTTTTACTTCTTTTTTCCCAGATCATCTGGATTATCACGGTGATTTAGAAAAATACTTTAAAGCAAAAACAAATATTTTTTCGCGAAAAACAAAAGCGGTTTATAACGCTAAATTTAAAAAAATAAAAAATTTTTTAGAAAAAAATAAAAAAAATATTCTTTATCCATATAATAATAAAACAAATTACATAAGCAAAGACAATTATTTAACGCTAAACAGCAAAAAAATATTTTCTCTTAATTCTTTAAAATTAAAAGGCGCGCATAATAAAGAAAATATTTTAGCCGCGGCAATAATCGCAAAAATTTTAAAGATTGACGCAAAAATAATAAAAAAAGCTGTTCTTAACTTTAAAGCGCTTGAACATCGTTTAGAAAATATTGGAAAATTTAAAAAAATCTGTTTTTATAATGATTCAGCTTCTGTTACTCCTGAGTCAACGATTGAAGCCATAAAAACTTTAGGTCGCGGAAATATAGATACTATTATTTTAGGCGGTTTGGACAGGGGATATAATTTTGATGGATTAGTAAAAAATATTTTAAAAGCTGAAATTAAAAATATAATTTTTTTTAAAAATTCAGACAAAAATATTTGGAAAAGTTTAAAAAAAATTTATCAAAAGTCTGACAAAAAATGCAGTTTGCCTGAAAAAAAACAAATAAAAAATATGAACGATTGCGTCCAACAATGTTTTAAAATTACAAGTCCAGAAAAAATTTGCTTGCTTTCTCCAGCGTCTCCAAGCTATCTGTCTTTTAAAAATTTCAAAGACAGAGGAGACCAATTTAAAAAAGAGGTTA